In the Sarcophilus harrisii chromosome 1, mSarHar1.11, whole genome shotgun sequence genome, one interval contains:
- the CSPG5 gene encoding chondroitin sulfate proteoglycan 5 isoform X2 — MGQAGRAEGGGPVRRPRLLLLLGALLILDPRLAGAAPASEPSTAGDAQPAVGERGGPEPQESRRERALRANDTRPQEGAGEDEAAAISEGRTGRGEDEAGPCWDCPPGTTVRVGALSEEALLEASAAVTGAAWPEAMTLELAPENREEIGSGDPQAGQATLPSLDEVLRQTEVPPSGESWGPASEPVGAKGPPSPTLEGHLGLTLPGSGPKLPDEDHKENPVELWLSLGSSLPDPHVPATASPPLGTPEPQPSSEIIDIDYYDNLDSENRDADLGSFPGPPDTSHQHIHPGEDAPSWSLTDIYDDFTPFDESDFYPTTSFYELEEEEEDEEDEAAVQDLEDENDQGLPGLSPSTGPGISQPTSRWHAVPPQQTLGVIPDNSIAFRPRPGEGGKELAPSENGTVCRSGFVRHNGSCRSVCDLFPSYCHNGGQCYLVENLGAFCRCNTQDYIWHKGIRCESIITDFQVMCVAVGTAALVLLLLFMMTVFFAKKLYLLKTENSKLRKTKFRTPSELHNDNFSLSTIAEGSHPNVRKLCNTPRSSSPHARALAYYDNVICQDDSNISHKMQDVLKSCLKEEESFNIQNSMSPKHESNKGDQDDSDVNCLQNNLT; from the exons ATGGGCCAAGCCGGGCGCGCGGAGGGCGGGGGGCCGGTCCGCCGGCCGAGGCTGCTGCTGCTCCTAGGGGCCCTGTTGATCCTAGACCCCCGCCTTGCCGGGGCCGCTCCGG CCTCGGAGCCCAGCACCGCGGGCGATGCCCAGCCGGCCGTCGGGGAGCGGGGAGGGCCAGAGCCCCAGGAGAGCCGGCGGGAGCGGGCACTTCGGGCCAACGACACGCGCCCGCAGGAAGGCGCAGGGGAGGACGAGGCAGCGGCCATATCTGAGGGGCGTACTGGCCGGGGTGAAGACGAAGCTGGCCCGTGTTGGGACTGTCCCCCGGGGACCACTGTGAGGGTCGGAGCCTTGTCCGAAGAGGCCCTGCTGGAGGCTTCTGCAGCAGTGACTGGGGCAGCCTGGCCTGAGGCCATGACTCTGGAGCTGGCCCCTGAGAACCGAGAGGAGATTGGCAGTGGAGACCCCCAGGCCGGCCAGGCCACCCTTCCTAGCCTTGATGAGGTGCTCAGACAGACAGAAGTACCACCCTCTGGGGAAAGTTGGGGTCCAGCTTCAGAGCCGGTGGGGGCCAAGGGGCCCCCTTCTCCTACCCTAGAGGGTCACCTCGGCCTTACCCTGCCTGGCTCTGGCCCCAAGCTTCCTGATGAGGACCACAAGGAAAACCCAGTGGAATTGTGGCTGAGCCTGGGCAGTAGCCTGCCCGACCCTCACGTGCCCGCTACTGCCTCTCCTCCTCTGGGGACTCCAGAGCCTCAGCCTTCCTCAGAGATCATCGACATTGACTACTACGACAACTTAGACTCGGAGAACCGAGATGCTGATTTGGGGAGCTTCCCGGGTCCACCTGACACTTCCCACCAACACATTCACCCGGGTGAAGATGCACCGTCCTGGAGCTTGACTGATATATATGATGACTTCACCCCCTTTGATGAGTCTGACTTCTACCCCACCACCTCCTTTTatgaattggaagaagaggaggaggatgaagaggatGAAGCAGCTGTTCAGGACCTAGAAGATGAAAATGACCAAGGACTCCCTGGCCTGTCACCCAGCACAGGGCCAGGTATTTCCCAGCCCACCAGTCGTTGGCATGCAGTTCCTCCCCAGCAGACTCTGGGGGTGATCCCAGACAACAGTATCGCCTTCAGGCCTCGACCAGGAGAAGGAGGCAAAGAACTGGCCCCAAGTGAGAATGGCACAGTGTGCCGAAGTGGCTTTGTAAGGCACAATGGTTCCTGCCGGTCAGTGTGTGATCTCTTCCCAAGCTATTGCCATAATGGAGGCCAGTGCTACCTGGTGGAGAATTTAGGGGCTTTTTGCAG GTGTAACACACAGGACTACATCTGGCACAAGGGGATTCGATGCGAGTCAATCATCACTGACTTCCAGGTGATGTGTGTGGCTGTAGGAACAGCTGCTCTTGTGTTGCTCCTACTCTTCATGATGACTGTTTTCTTCGCCAAGAAACTCTATCTACTTAAGACAGAAAACAGCAAACTACGCAAGACCAA ATTCCGGACCCCATCCGAACTCCACAACGATAACTTCTCCCTCTCCACCATTGCCGAGGGATCTCACCCAAATGTAAGGAAACTTTGCAACACTCCCCGTTCCTCCTCCCCCCATGCCCGTGCCTTGGCTTACTATGATAACGTTATCTGTCAG
- the CSPG5 gene encoding chondroitin sulfate proteoglycan 5 isoform X1 — translation MGQAGRAEGGGPVRRPRLLLLLGALLILDPRLAGAAPASEPSTAGDAQPAVGERGGPEPQESRRERALRANDTRPQEGAGEDEAAAISEGRTGRGEDEAGPCWDCPPGTTVRVGALSEEALLEASAAVTGAAWPEAMTLELAPENREEIGSGDPQAGQATLPSLDEVLRQTEVPPSGESWGPASEPVGAKGPPSPTLEGHLGLTLPGSGPKLPDEDHKENPVELWLSLGSSLPDPHVPATASPPLGTPEPQPSSEIIDIDYYDNLDSENRDADLGSFPGPPDTSHQHIHPGEDAPSWSLTDIYDDFTPFDESDFYPTTSFYELEEEEEDEEDEAAVQDLEDENDQGLPGLSPSTGPGISQPTSRWHAVPPQQTLGVIPDNSIAFRPRPGEGGKELAPSENGTVCRSGFVRHNGSCRSVCDLFPSYCHNGGQCYLVENLGAFCRCNTQDYIWHKGIRCESIITDFQVMCVAVGTAALVLLLLFMMTVFFAKKLYLLKTENSKLRKTNRFRTPSELHNDNFSLSTIAEGSHPNVRKLCNTPRSSSPHARALAYYDNVICQDDSNISHKMQDVLKSCLKEEESFNIQNSMSPKHESNKGDQDDSDVNCLQNNLT, via the exons ATGGGCCAAGCCGGGCGCGCGGAGGGCGGGGGGCCGGTCCGCCGGCCGAGGCTGCTGCTGCTCCTAGGGGCCCTGTTGATCCTAGACCCCCGCCTTGCCGGGGCCGCTCCGG CCTCGGAGCCCAGCACCGCGGGCGATGCCCAGCCGGCCGTCGGGGAGCGGGGAGGGCCAGAGCCCCAGGAGAGCCGGCGGGAGCGGGCACTTCGGGCCAACGACACGCGCCCGCAGGAAGGCGCAGGGGAGGACGAGGCAGCGGCCATATCTGAGGGGCGTACTGGCCGGGGTGAAGACGAAGCTGGCCCGTGTTGGGACTGTCCCCCGGGGACCACTGTGAGGGTCGGAGCCTTGTCCGAAGAGGCCCTGCTGGAGGCTTCTGCAGCAGTGACTGGGGCAGCCTGGCCTGAGGCCATGACTCTGGAGCTGGCCCCTGAGAACCGAGAGGAGATTGGCAGTGGAGACCCCCAGGCCGGCCAGGCCACCCTTCCTAGCCTTGATGAGGTGCTCAGACAGACAGAAGTACCACCCTCTGGGGAAAGTTGGGGTCCAGCTTCAGAGCCGGTGGGGGCCAAGGGGCCCCCTTCTCCTACCCTAGAGGGTCACCTCGGCCTTACCCTGCCTGGCTCTGGCCCCAAGCTTCCTGATGAGGACCACAAGGAAAACCCAGTGGAATTGTGGCTGAGCCTGGGCAGTAGCCTGCCCGACCCTCACGTGCCCGCTACTGCCTCTCCTCCTCTGGGGACTCCAGAGCCTCAGCCTTCCTCAGAGATCATCGACATTGACTACTACGACAACTTAGACTCGGAGAACCGAGATGCTGATTTGGGGAGCTTCCCGGGTCCACCTGACACTTCCCACCAACACATTCACCCGGGTGAAGATGCACCGTCCTGGAGCTTGACTGATATATATGATGACTTCACCCCCTTTGATGAGTCTGACTTCTACCCCACCACCTCCTTTTatgaattggaagaagaggaggaggatgaagaggatGAAGCAGCTGTTCAGGACCTAGAAGATGAAAATGACCAAGGACTCCCTGGCCTGTCACCCAGCACAGGGCCAGGTATTTCCCAGCCCACCAGTCGTTGGCATGCAGTTCCTCCCCAGCAGACTCTGGGGGTGATCCCAGACAACAGTATCGCCTTCAGGCCTCGACCAGGAGAAGGAGGCAAAGAACTGGCCCCAAGTGAGAATGGCACAGTGTGCCGAAGTGGCTTTGTAAGGCACAATGGTTCCTGCCGGTCAGTGTGTGATCTCTTCCCAAGCTATTGCCATAATGGAGGCCAGTGCTACCTGGTGGAGAATTTAGGGGCTTTTTGCAG GTGTAACACACAGGACTACATCTGGCACAAGGGGATTCGATGCGAGTCAATCATCACTGACTTCCAGGTGATGTGTGTGGCTGTAGGAACAGCTGCTCTTGTGTTGCTCCTACTCTTCATGATGACTGTTTTCTTCGCCAAGAAACTCTATCTACTTAAGACAGAAAACAGCAAACTACGCAAGACCAA CAGATTCCGGACCCCATCCGAACTCCACAACGATAACTTCTCCCTCTCCACCATTGCCGAGGGATCTCACCCAAATGTAAGGAAACTTTGCAACACTCCCCGTTCCTCCTCCCCCCATGCCCGTGCCTTGGCTTACTATGATAACGTTATCTGTCAG
- the CSPG5 gene encoding chondroitin sulfate proteoglycan 5 isoform X4 — MGQAGRAEGGGPVRRPRLLLLLGALLILDPRLAGAAPASEPSTAGDAQPAVGERGGPEPQESRRERALRANDTRPQEGAGEDEAAAISEGRTGRGEDEAGPCWDCPPGTTVRVGALSEEALLEASAAVTGAAWPEAMTLELAPENREEIGSGDPQAGQATLPSLDEVLRQTEVPPSGESWGPASEPVGAKGPPSPTLEGHLGLTLPGSGPKLPDEDHKENPVELWLSLGSSLPDPHVPATASPPLGTPEPQPSSEIIDIDYYDNLDSENRDADLGSFPGPPDTSHQHIHPGEDAPSWSLTDIYDDFTPFDESDFYPTTSFYELEEEEEDEEDEAAVQDLEDENDQGLPGLSPSTGPGISQPTSRWHAVPPQQTLGVIPDNSIAFRPRPGEGGKELAPSENGTVCRSGFVRHNGSCRSVCDLFPSYCHNGGQCYLVENLGAFCRCNTQDYIWHKGIRCESIITDFQVMCVAVGTAALVLLLLFMMTVFFAKKLYLLKTENSKLRKTKFRTPSELHNDNFSLSTIAEGSHPNDDSNISHKMQDVLKSCLKEEESFNIQNSMSPKHESNKGDQDDSDVNCLQNNLT, encoded by the exons ATGGGCCAAGCCGGGCGCGCGGAGGGCGGGGGGCCGGTCCGCCGGCCGAGGCTGCTGCTGCTCCTAGGGGCCCTGTTGATCCTAGACCCCCGCCTTGCCGGGGCCGCTCCGG CCTCGGAGCCCAGCACCGCGGGCGATGCCCAGCCGGCCGTCGGGGAGCGGGGAGGGCCAGAGCCCCAGGAGAGCCGGCGGGAGCGGGCACTTCGGGCCAACGACACGCGCCCGCAGGAAGGCGCAGGGGAGGACGAGGCAGCGGCCATATCTGAGGGGCGTACTGGCCGGGGTGAAGACGAAGCTGGCCCGTGTTGGGACTGTCCCCCGGGGACCACTGTGAGGGTCGGAGCCTTGTCCGAAGAGGCCCTGCTGGAGGCTTCTGCAGCAGTGACTGGGGCAGCCTGGCCTGAGGCCATGACTCTGGAGCTGGCCCCTGAGAACCGAGAGGAGATTGGCAGTGGAGACCCCCAGGCCGGCCAGGCCACCCTTCCTAGCCTTGATGAGGTGCTCAGACAGACAGAAGTACCACCCTCTGGGGAAAGTTGGGGTCCAGCTTCAGAGCCGGTGGGGGCCAAGGGGCCCCCTTCTCCTACCCTAGAGGGTCACCTCGGCCTTACCCTGCCTGGCTCTGGCCCCAAGCTTCCTGATGAGGACCACAAGGAAAACCCAGTGGAATTGTGGCTGAGCCTGGGCAGTAGCCTGCCCGACCCTCACGTGCCCGCTACTGCCTCTCCTCCTCTGGGGACTCCAGAGCCTCAGCCTTCCTCAGAGATCATCGACATTGACTACTACGACAACTTAGACTCGGAGAACCGAGATGCTGATTTGGGGAGCTTCCCGGGTCCACCTGACACTTCCCACCAACACATTCACCCGGGTGAAGATGCACCGTCCTGGAGCTTGACTGATATATATGATGACTTCACCCCCTTTGATGAGTCTGACTTCTACCCCACCACCTCCTTTTatgaattggaagaagaggaggaggatgaagaggatGAAGCAGCTGTTCAGGACCTAGAAGATGAAAATGACCAAGGACTCCCTGGCCTGTCACCCAGCACAGGGCCAGGTATTTCCCAGCCCACCAGTCGTTGGCATGCAGTTCCTCCCCAGCAGACTCTGGGGGTGATCCCAGACAACAGTATCGCCTTCAGGCCTCGACCAGGAGAAGGAGGCAAAGAACTGGCCCCAAGTGAGAATGGCACAGTGTGCCGAAGTGGCTTTGTAAGGCACAATGGTTCCTGCCGGTCAGTGTGTGATCTCTTCCCAAGCTATTGCCATAATGGAGGCCAGTGCTACCTGGTGGAGAATTTAGGGGCTTTTTGCAG GTGTAACACACAGGACTACATCTGGCACAAGGGGATTCGATGCGAGTCAATCATCACTGACTTCCAGGTGATGTGTGTGGCTGTAGGAACAGCTGCTCTTGTGTTGCTCCTACTCTTCATGATGACTGTTTTCTTCGCCAAGAAACTCTATCTACTTAAGACAGAAAACAGCAAACTACGCAAGACCAA ATTCCGGACCCCATCCGAACTCCACAACGATAACTTCTCCCTCTCCACCATTGCCGAGGGATCTCACCCAAAT
- the CSPG5 gene encoding chondroitin sulfate proteoglycan 5 isoform X3 has product MGQAGRAEGGGPVRRPRLLLLLGALLILDPRLAGAAPASEPSTAGDAQPAVGERGGPEPQESRRERALRANDTRPQEGAGEDEAAAISEGRTGRGEDEAGPCWDCPPGTTVRVGALSEEALLEASAAVTGAAWPEAMTLELAPENREEIGSGDPQAGQATLPSLDEVLRQTEVPPSGESWGPASEPVGAKGPPSPTLEGHLGLTLPGSGPKLPDEDHKENPVELWLSLGSSLPDPHVPATASPPLGTPEPQPSSEIIDIDYYDNLDSENRDADLGSFPGPPDTSHQHIHPGEDAPSWSLTDIYDDFTPFDESDFYPTTSFYELEEEEEDEEDEAAVQDLEDENDQGLPGLSPSTGPGISQPTSRWHAVPPQQTLGVIPDNSIAFRPRPGEGGKELAPSENGTVCRSGFVRHNGSCRSVCDLFPSYCHNGGQCYLVENLGAFCRCNTQDYIWHKGIRCESIITDFQVMCVAVGTAALVLLLLFMMTVFFAKKLYLLKTENSKLRKTNRFRTPSELHNDNFSLSTIAEGSHPNDDSNISHKMQDVLKSCLKEEESFNIQNSMSPKHESNKGDQDDSDVNCLQNNLT; this is encoded by the exons ATGGGCCAAGCCGGGCGCGCGGAGGGCGGGGGGCCGGTCCGCCGGCCGAGGCTGCTGCTGCTCCTAGGGGCCCTGTTGATCCTAGACCCCCGCCTTGCCGGGGCCGCTCCGG CCTCGGAGCCCAGCACCGCGGGCGATGCCCAGCCGGCCGTCGGGGAGCGGGGAGGGCCAGAGCCCCAGGAGAGCCGGCGGGAGCGGGCACTTCGGGCCAACGACACGCGCCCGCAGGAAGGCGCAGGGGAGGACGAGGCAGCGGCCATATCTGAGGGGCGTACTGGCCGGGGTGAAGACGAAGCTGGCCCGTGTTGGGACTGTCCCCCGGGGACCACTGTGAGGGTCGGAGCCTTGTCCGAAGAGGCCCTGCTGGAGGCTTCTGCAGCAGTGACTGGGGCAGCCTGGCCTGAGGCCATGACTCTGGAGCTGGCCCCTGAGAACCGAGAGGAGATTGGCAGTGGAGACCCCCAGGCCGGCCAGGCCACCCTTCCTAGCCTTGATGAGGTGCTCAGACAGACAGAAGTACCACCCTCTGGGGAAAGTTGGGGTCCAGCTTCAGAGCCGGTGGGGGCCAAGGGGCCCCCTTCTCCTACCCTAGAGGGTCACCTCGGCCTTACCCTGCCTGGCTCTGGCCCCAAGCTTCCTGATGAGGACCACAAGGAAAACCCAGTGGAATTGTGGCTGAGCCTGGGCAGTAGCCTGCCCGACCCTCACGTGCCCGCTACTGCCTCTCCTCCTCTGGGGACTCCAGAGCCTCAGCCTTCCTCAGAGATCATCGACATTGACTACTACGACAACTTAGACTCGGAGAACCGAGATGCTGATTTGGGGAGCTTCCCGGGTCCACCTGACACTTCCCACCAACACATTCACCCGGGTGAAGATGCACCGTCCTGGAGCTTGACTGATATATATGATGACTTCACCCCCTTTGATGAGTCTGACTTCTACCCCACCACCTCCTTTTatgaattggaagaagaggaggaggatgaagaggatGAAGCAGCTGTTCAGGACCTAGAAGATGAAAATGACCAAGGACTCCCTGGCCTGTCACCCAGCACAGGGCCAGGTATTTCCCAGCCCACCAGTCGTTGGCATGCAGTTCCTCCCCAGCAGACTCTGGGGGTGATCCCAGACAACAGTATCGCCTTCAGGCCTCGACCAGGAGAAGGAGGCAAAGAACTGGCCCCAAGTGAGAATGGCACAGTGTGCCGAAGTGGCTTTGTAAGGCACAATGGTTCCTGCCGGTCAGTGTGTGATCTCTTCCCAAGCTATTGCCATAATGGAGGCCAGTGCTACCTGGTGGAGAATTTAGGGGCTTTTTGCAG GTGTAACACACAGGACTACATCTGGCACAAGGGGATTCGATGCGAGTCAATCATCACTGACTTCCAGGTGATGTGTGTGGCTGTAGGAACAGCTGCTCTTGTGTTGCTCCTACTCTTCATGATGACTGTTTTCTTCGCCAAGAAACTCTATCTACTTAAGACAGAAAACAGCAAACTACGCAAGACCAA CAGATTCCGGACCCCATCCGAACTCCACAACGATAACTTCTCCCTCTCCACCATTGCCGAGGGATCTCACCCAAAT